The Musa acuminata AAA Group cultivar baxijiao chromosome BXJ2-5, Cavendish_Baxijiao_AAA, whole genome shotgun sequence genomic interval ACTATAACATTTTTTCTAGAACATAGAGAAGAACTATTATCTGAGAGCACAACAATTATcaacagagaaaaagaaaatgttaTAATTAATACTTGTTCAATGACAACAGGAGTGGAACAGGAATCATAACAAAACCAGAAGGCCCAGAAAGGTGACATTAATCTTAAACTGTTTCCAAAAAATAGGTAATAGCAAGCCACATAATTACTCCTTGAATAGATATTTCAACATGTAATAATATGTTTTAACAGGAGGAACTATCTCAGATGCATGCAACACAATTGTATATGTCAAGATCAAGACTTGCTTGCTTGTACCTGGTCTGACACCTTTCCCATTGGTCTTCCTCCCTTTAGAACTTTGATTCCTATGGGCATTTAGGTAATCACCTTAGTCatgtaaaattttttttattaacaaaAACAGCCATCAGGTCCCTGAATCATAGTAGTACCCCAAATTTGACCAAATTAGGTGCTTGCAGTATCTTGAAGACTAAAAAATTAATGCTAAGATAAAGAAAGTGCACCAAGGATGTCTTAGCGAAGCATAGAAGAAAAGTGGCATACATGATCTAAGTGGTTATTTAGAAAGAACTAATTGTAAGATTTGACTcagtatttaaagaaaattgcAGCAGTCATCAGGACTAAAAAATGTTTACTTTTCGAATACTATTTAGCAAAGTTGGCatcaatcataggagaacaagagTAAACACATTTAGCTTGCACTATTTTGGTAGGACAAGAATAATTTTGATGGTAAGTAACTAGCTTAGTAAACTTAGTCCATCAGCAACTTGGAGTTCATtgaaaattgaaaataaaaattgtATCTTTATGGTTCTTAACAGAAAGAAAGATGGTACAGAAAAATACAAGCAATGATATGACAGACAATACCTCCTTCACCCAGTAGTGGTATGTTTTTCTAATGCTCGTCTTCCTCCAGGCATTTAAATCAAATACATTCATCCCATATGCCCATGCACACTCATCAGGGTCCAATTCATTGGCTATGAGGGGATGTGAAAAGTTGAAATATGTCCTGAAGTGCTTAGCCATCACCCGAGTATCTTCACCTTTGCAAGTTTCTACAGCACCATTTACTTTTCCAAGAAGATCAATCTCCCACAATGGTGACAAGTCATGTTGAacaacaacatcatcatcaagaaacaCCACCGTACTGAGGTTTGGAAAGAGCTGTTTAAAATGTTATATTAAAGTCCAGGACATCAAAATACAGGCACACCAACATAATACTAGAAAAGTTGGACAACATGGTACCAAGCATAAAATTGTTATTTACGGTCTTACCAAAGGTCAGTACAGCATAAAGCTTGGTACTGGTCAGTactcattttttgtttttttactgaTACCAAGCATTAGACATTGGTATGCTGCTTGGTATGTTAATCGAACAAGTTATTGAAATGGGTAAAAGTACATGTGTCAACTGAAAATGTACTCGCCATCCAAACAAGCATATATTTTACAATAATTCTATAACCTTAATTATCATATTAGCAAAAGTTCCATATAGCCAAAAGTGTCTCAGAAATACATACAAACTAATTTACCTCAGGCAGGTGTATGCGCAAATGGCTGAGCAGAGAAATAAATTTTGAACTCCTCGCCTGCAGTTTAGAAGCAAAAATCATTGGACTGTCACCAACATTCATGCCCATGATATGATTTCCATGATAGTGGTTTCCCACACCATGGTGATTTTCAAAAGCTTCAAGAAGAGGCACATTATCTCTTGTTAACCAGTCAAATTGGTGAACTCCTTTCACCTCAATAATAGCAGGGGAAAGAGGATTCAAAGCAAACCATGAATGCATGCTTGGATAAGTCATCTTGTCAGTTATGACATGGAAGACAACCCTTTCAGGTTGTAATGAAGATCTTACAACAGAGGTGACCACAACAGAGGCTGCCAGAATGTTATCACTGGCTACAACAAAATGGTGATACGAGTTATCAGAGAGCAAATGTAGCAACTCTGGTGGTGGCAACTCCTTACGAGCTTGGGCGTTGGATGAATACTCATCAGTCAAACGCAAAGAGAGACAATGCATGCCTTTGGGAATACTAGTTGCAGCAAAATATTTGTGCAATTGTTCTGCCAGTCTTGATCTTTTCACCTCCCTATCCATATATTCCATCTGCATATAAGAAACAAGTCAGAAAGTTCAAAATCCCAAAGAAATTCACTTGATAAGCTGTTTGTAAATTGTTTAGCATTCATATCtagaaattataaaaatgattGGAAGTGCCAACCTTTTCTGAAATTACAAACAAAAGAATATTTAATCAGATGAAAAGAATATATAGTCAGATTAAAAGTTGCTACCAGATTGCTTCCATCTGATTTTTTCTATCTTAACAGAAGGAAGTTTCATCTTTCTTCAATTTAAAGGATAGCCAAATTCATCTACGAGTAACGCTATTAATCTGAAGGACACCCTCaaagaattattttttctttgtaaGTAATGCTATTTGTCCGAAGAATATTCACACGAATGGTTAAGACATACCATCATCCTGTACTGTGACAAACAGGTAGACACCATGTTCTTTAGGAAAAGACAGAAAGGCATATCCTTTTTGCCTGATATATTTTAAGTGTGCTGGATCAGACAATAACTCAAAGGCAGCACTGTTTATTATCTTGAGAGGTCATGTACTCATGTAAAGAGCAAACAACCTTCAACCTTCAGTTATGTTGGATCGTAATATTAGATTTGATGATAATATCCAATGTCATACATCAAACCAGTTGACACTTGTCAGATGCAAATGTGTGTACTGTATACTAAATGTTTGTTTGTATTTGTATCTGTAGATTTAACGTAATAGCTGATGGAGAGAATTGAtgctcaaatgaattaaatatcaAGAATCTTCCTGTCTTTGCAAGCAATGCTATTAATCTGAAGAATATTCACATGAATGATTAAGACATGCCAGTTGAGTTTTCAAATATATGAACACTTGAGATAGATATGAGAAGACTTTTCAATCCCATATTTGCATATTATCAAACCAAATCAACTACAACCCAGTATAAGATTCTACTTATTCTTACATCATCTATTCCTGTGACAAAAAGGCAGATGCCAAGGAACTTAAGAAAGACAAAGGTATCTCCATTTTACCTGAGACATTTTCAGTGTCCGGTATCAGACAACAACTAAGAGGCAGTGTCGTTTATTATCTTGAGAGGTCATGTGCTCATGCAAAGAGAAAGCAACATTCAATTGTGTTGGACCATAGTATTAGATTTGATGACAATATCCAATGTCATATATCAAGCCAGTTGATACTTGTCAGATGCAACGTGTATATTATGTACGGACATATCTATGCTTCTAATATGTTTATATATGGAGATGTAATGTAGTAGCTCATGGGAGAATTGATGCCCAAATCACTTAAACATATCCACAATTGACATTTTGATGGCAGAAATTAGTACAGAAAATTTGCCCATAACCAACCAAATACTGAAACTATGTGGAGATCTGTGAACTAACAGTGAAGTTGACTTAAGCAGAAAGTATCATGATCAGTTCACTATAAGCTATATAAATCAAATCTGATAACCAATGATCTTTGGTCTAAGCAGCTCAGAGCATATAAGACAATGCAGCTGAATGATTTTAACAATACTTACGTCAAAATGTTATACATGGCAATTAATTGTCCATCTTACTATCTACAGGTCTATAAgaacaaaagaaaattgaagttttAGTTTTTGACGATTACTGTTAATGGTTATCAAGTTCTGCATAAACATTTAATGACTGATTTTAACTGTGGTGGTTGAAGCCAGGGAAGACACATATACATTTACATAGGTCTAAAGCAATTCGAATACAAATGTGGGTAATGCAACCAATCCACTTCAGGCTGACACCACACGATGaataaaagaggaagaagaattagGTAAAGCCAACATGATCCCTAAACTGCATCAAACCCACGAATGAGCAGATAAAAATTAATATGTCAAAGCATTGCCAGAGCAATAAAAATAGTAGGCAAAAGTAACATGGTATTGAGTTGCAAGAACATACATGAAAAGAGAAACATTAGTATGTTAAACCATAGCTGATATTTCACTAAGTGATATATTATGCAAAAAGCTCAGAATTGAAATAAAGACAGAAAGAGTTAGTAAATCTGTAATATTCAAAGACACCAATATAAGCATATTAATGAAGTAAATTATCTAAATGACTGCACCCATAATTGAAGGTCAATTGCAGAATGGGTATTATGGAGTAGCTCACATTAAATGAAGATAAACAACAATGAAATCCGTAAGAGCTATCAAACAACAAACCAACACCTaaacaagaaacaaaaacaaaagaacaCCGACACTAACAAGACCAATTTCAAAGAATGGTCCCAAGAATCCTGCAGAGAATAACAAGCACTGGAATTGTTCTCTATGTAATCTCAACTTACTGGAAAAAACAATGACACGGTGAATCTAAATGAACAAGAGTTCAATGTTTAGTCAATCAAGCATGAACCAATTCCAAGAACATCTTTCTATTTGTCCTGCGAAGGAATAtaccaaataaaaaaagaagatcaATGAATATACATACCATCGCTTTCAACCTTACAGCAAAAGTCTTGGCATCATCGTGGTTATTCTTCAAGTCGGAAAGAAACTCACTGAAAGATCCAGGCACTTTCAGGCCAACTGGAAGTTCCTCAGAGTTTGCTTGGTCAAGTATCTTGTATAATTCGTTAGCAAGCTTCTGTAATTATGTTTGTGATTCAAATTAAGATAACATcttgagaagagagagagagagagagagagagagagagagagagaactgtcCATCCACATGAAACCATGAACTAAATAGCAAAGAACAGAAAACATTACCATGGAATCATCACCACCCCGACTAAGAAACCTTGGTCCTAGCCGCCTCCCCAAACAATCTGAAACAAGTAACAAATTAACAAAGAAATCTGTATTAACTGGTGCAGTAGGCACTGCAATCTAGTTATGTCATATGGCACTTGATCAAATTAGAGGCTGAAAGCAGACCTAGTCAGACAGCTTAATCTTGTAAAATAGGATTTGCAGAAGTTTACTAAAACAAAATAGTAAAGATGTTGCAGGCAGAAGATGTTAAGTAATTAAGCACATATCAAAGGAATGAAGAAGCAAGACAACTGAATGATGACCATGTCAGAATCAGTTTGAATGGACAAGTATTACTAAAGCAATTATATGAGAATATGATTAATATCATTTTAAGCATAATGAATCTCAACAATCTGAGTCTAGTAAGTACCTGCTAATGAATCTCAAAGGCAAGTGGTTTAATAACGAACGAGGAAGACTTGTAAAAACAGCAGAATATAGACAAGAAAAATCAGCTCAAAACATGAGAACAAGGGGTGACAAGATGCCCATGTGCAGGAGAAAAACATAAATTGAAAAGTATCAAGCATCCCTTGCTTCTAACAGATTAGCTTGCTTTCCATGTGGCATACTGCTTCCAAGTGGCAGCAATGGAAAACTTCAGGAAGTATTAGCAGCATCAAGCAAAAGTAATAAAATTAAGGCAGCAAGGTAGATGCTTGAAATGAAAAGTAAAAAAGATCGCAACATTAACATTGCACCACTAATGGAAATCCATATGCAGCAATCAGCTATCTATGAAAGGAGGCTACCAACAAGACAAGAAGTATTAAACAACATGAGTAAGATCAATTATAGATTTAACAGCAAAAACAGTTGAAAATAAAAGATCATGCACATATAAATAAGTAGATGCTGTATAAACAAACATAAACAtaggtaatgtcaagaatgaaaagAGCATAATACAATAACTTCCTGAGATTCTACTTAATGCAGCTATGTAAAATCAAAGAAACTGACAGGAAATCATACCCAGTTATGCAGCTACTTCTCTACATAGTAACCATGTAGAGAAGACAAATGTTAAAGATTCCCTAAACTCTTAGGCCATAATTAAGCTTTTTAAGTACTGATGATAAAATACagaaaataagaatcaaaatatatatacatatattaggcTATGCAGAAGTTCTATACTAGTATAAATCAATTAGTCAGATTCCAGGAAAGTAGAACATTGATAACAAAGTGAGATTTGTTCGGCCCCTGAGAAGGGCAAGCAATTTCTATCAAAAAATAATTAGAATATTTTAAATTCATACAAGAGCATTAAGTTTATGAGGATGCGATAAACGTATTGTTCAGCCGAGGAAGCTAAAATTAAACCTATGTCAAATCCTGGACCCGGTGTGAAGAATTGGGACACGTGAGCTGTTCACCAGCGACAAAGGGAAAGATGGGAGGGGGAAATGTAGCAGcaatcaaattcaaaatcaaccaaATTGGACCAGAAGCAACATGTCACTATAACCAGATCAGCGTATGCGACAACTTTGCGACTGAAATAAAGAACAATGGCATGTTTTGGAATATCAACCACAAAAAGATCCCATCTTGCGACGTCAGATCCATCGTCACCGACACGACCGACCCAAGACATCAAATTGCAACCAATTCAAGAAACGGGCGAAGGGGGTTCCCCGAATCCTACCGAAGGAGGAGCACTTATTGACGCCCTCGAGGGTGACGATGGCAGTGAGGATGAAGACAAAGGGCAAGAGGAAGGCGAGGATGAGGACGGTGTAAAAGAGGGTCCGGTATGAGATGTGGCGGGCGGCGACCTTCACCTTCATCAAGTCCAATAGTCCATTGCTGTTCGATATCGTGATGCTTCTCATGCTAGGAGAGAGCCTAATCTGCATCGTCGTCGTAGCCGACACCGCCCCACCCGCTGTTGCACGCCGCCGGCCCTGACCACCGTCGCCGTGGCGGCGCCGGCAACACGAGACTCTGGCCCGCCGATGGCTCCAAGCAAAGGGGCATGCTACCAAATCGGCGGAGCAGAGGTACCGGCAGCTACAAGACCGGACTTTGGAAGCGTTTCATGATCCGGCATCGGGTTTCCAATGGGAATCAGAAGGAAAGGAAAGAAATTGGAGTAGGTTTCGGATTTGAACTCGCAATCAAAGCTGTATCGATGGGCAAAGATCGAGCTTTTGAGGTCTTTGGTGCtcaagaaaggaaaagaagagagagtTGTTGGTGCCACCACAATAGAAGGATTTCTTGCTCTATGGAACGGGGAAGATGGAAAGAGGAGAGAACGGAGAGTGGGGGAAAACAAACGGGGGAAGGAGGGGGAGGAAGGGAGGGAGTCTGATGTTAGAGAGCAATTAAAGGGATTGGAGGTTTGACTAGAGGGTGATTGGTGTAGGAAGGAAGATGATTGGATTTGGGCCTAAATGATGTGTAATGCTACCAGTAGCTTACTGAgcaatatatacacacacacacacacattcgaTTGGGAGACTTGTCTGCAACTACAGAAgcaatatatacatatgaattaTCATCTTACATATGAAGAAGCAAAATATACATATGAATTATATCAAATAAAGTGTGGTGGTTCTCTTAGATTTTGTGGATAGGACAGGAAGCAAAGCAATTGAAAGttgctaaaaaaaaaaacattaggaATAATATTATTCTACAAAGAATGGGAGAAACATAAGGAGAAAATTGATTTGGTGTGGTGCATTGACACCCACATGATGGTAACATGTGACAGAGGAGGAGGAAATTATGGAGTGCTGAATATTAATTATTATGGGAAGGGGGATCAGCTACATGTGAATCTTATTAATATGTGGAGGTGCATTGAATTGGAAAACATTAATGAGGTCAGACTCTATCAGCCACTGAATTGAAATGATGATTATGATATATTATCTCTGTTCTTGGGGGAGATCATCTGCAAATCCTACTATTTGTAGTGTTTGCAAAAGAAATGATGATAGAGAACAAGCTCTTACTCTTATGGGATGTCTATTTGTCTATCATTGTATTTAGTCTATTCACAGTTACAGCATTTGAATTATTATCACGATTAACATATGTTCAACTCAGAGGAAAACTAGTTGGGCAATGATAGGTAATACACCATCATCATCTATCGACACGGAAAGATGTCACGTGAGACCCAGATCACCCTCAACTTATCTATCTACGAAGGTACGAAGCAAACAATTGAAAGTTTTCTTCTCATCCATGTCGAACTAATCGAGACATCAACCATAAATGGGAGGGAGGAAGCTTATGTTACTAACGAttcaaagattttttttaattgagttaattgataggtgaattcttacaaatatatacatatatagttatAAATAAGCATGATGTTATTTCAATAAGTTCAAATATATTTGTCTTCAAACAAGAATATATGTTGTATATCTCTGTTACATCCCAAATAAAAATTGTGCTTCATCAAAGATATAATGAAAAATTGTTCAATCATGTAGATAACAAAGATATTTGATATGAGAGGAAATCAtgtaactttatttttttttatgagaaagaaaaaagagtgtTGGATCAACCAACCACAACCACATATTGATGAACATTTTATAATTTTCTTACCCATTTGATTACTTTTAAGCAATTGGTAGTAGTGTGACTGACAATTAAGAAGCTGATTGTTTTGTTCAGACCCCCTCATCTTTGTTGACTCTGCAAAAGCTCACTGGATCAGTTGATGATGGAATGGAGTGGAACACTGTGGATGTTGATCTTTCGGATCTGTCTGACAAAACTCCTCGAATGAGATCAAATGAGGATCCATAACATCAGTCTCAGAAATCCATTTTACAGTGCAATCACCCTCCCAAGCTTTCTTAAAGGATGAAATGGTTAGTAGGATCCATAACATCGGTCTCAGAAATCCATTCAAGGACAGTGCAATCACCTCTCAAGCTTTCTTTAAGGATGAAATGGTTAGTTCCACAAATAACCAGTAGTGAAAGCCAACAAGAAACCAAAGAGCAATCAACATCCATCCAACCACGCAACAGAACCCCATAAATGAATGAGAAGGAAAGAACAGCGTGTTATAAATGCTTGTAACCATCACCAACGCACACCACAAGAATAATGCAATTGTAAACGGAGATGCATGCCTACCGTCATCCCATTTAGTAAGCGCTTGGCCTCAATCATTCAAATAAGTTACAGAAAATATGTATAGATCGAGACCAATATAAATGTAACAAAAATTTAACCCACacaaggaggaagagagagagagagagagagagagagagagatttggacAATATTATTAGTTTAAAATGACATCCCCCATTGTGATTTCTTTCACCAAGGATACAACATGATGAGCAACAAGGAAGACCATGTGCTCCAAGAAAACACATCAAGAAATTGGGAAAGAAAGAACAAGAGAGGATGAAAGTGCCTGCCAAACTTACTATACCTGCAACAAAAGGACTATTGCAGCAAGGAGTATCCATGAGCTAGTTTCTGCCGCTTCTCTTCAGTTGTGGAGGGGGTTTGGACCAGTCGGGATGAGCCGCTTCTGGACTCCATATCTAGGATCTATCTCCTCCCAGGAAGAGGGCGGCTGTGGAGGAGGCTGAAGCTCGCCTAGTGGGAATTGGTGGCACCGCACAGGTGGCCCATGAGACCACCAGGAGCTCTCTGCACGGTGATGGTATTGGTAGTGGTGAGGGTAGCGATGGCAACCACGAAGATGGACCGACAAGGATTCATCTGAAGGTGCCCATGTTATCAAAGAGAGGAAGATGGCAACAAAGATAAGGGCCTGAGGAGTtgcagaagagaagaaagaacactTCATGGCTCTCAATGACCATATTCCATTGAGGGAAGAGTTGGAGAGCTCCAAGAGAGGAAGGGAAATGAAGAGAAGAGAGGGGGGTGGTGGATCTTAAAAGCAATAACAAGAGACCCATGAGCAGATGAGCTTTCAAATTATTGCCAGGGTCCCAAAAATACCAACGCATGGGGCCTTGCCATTTATAACAGTCCCACTCAAGAATGACACCAAAGTCTGTGTTGGGCACTACAGGAGGGTGGAATCACCTCTGTGATCACTTGTACTTGATCATAAAGCTCATGCCATGAGCTTGGTGGGTTGTGAAGTCATGGGGTCACTTTGTTGTGTTTGGGAGGATGGCTCCCTAAAGGTGGGGATTCAGGTTATGGTTTgtgtctcatatatatatatatatatatatatatatatatatatatatatatatatatatatatatatatatatatatatatatatatatatatatatataggtaaaaataaaatgattagtCAAATCATGCTAATCTTGCATGGCTGACAGAAACAGCATGACAAACATCTGTTGTTTCCTGGTTTTTAACTCTCAGGTTTGGTTCGAGAGTAACATATAAGAGCATTTGGTGTTAGTCATGCAAAATTAGCATATTGACCTACATGAAAGACTGTTGCAATTAGCATAATTGCAATAGTAGAGGGCAGCATTTATGTTGCTAGTGAGATTCCGATGGAAACAACTTTAACCTATCAAATGAGGACAGCTTATCTTCTACCATCTTTATAGAAAGCTCCTAACATCAACTCATTATAGACTTGGAAGGTCA includes:
- the LOC135583593 gene encoding probable galacturonosyltransferase 13 isoform X1; protein product: MQIRLSPSMRSITISNSNGLLDLMKVKVAARHISYRTLFYTVLILAFLLPFVFILTAIVTLEGVNKCSSFDCLGRRLGPRFLSRGGDDSMKLANELYKILDQANSEELPVGLKVPGSFSEFLSDLKNNHDDAKTFAVRLKAMMEYMDREVKRSRLAEQLHKYFAATSIPKGMHCLSLRLTDEYSSNAQARKELPPPELLHLLSDNSYHHFVVASDNILAASVVVTSVVRSSLQPERVVFHVITDKMTYPSMHSWFALNPLSPAIIEVKGVHQFDWLTRDNVPLLEAFENHHGVGNHYHGNHIMGMNVGDSPMIFASKLQARSSKFISLLSHLRIHLPELFPNLSTVVFLDDDVVVQHDLSPLWEIDLLGKVNGAVETCKGEDTRVMAKHFRTYFNFSHPLIANELDPDECAWAYGMNVFDLNAWRKTSIRKTYHYWVKENLKSNLTLWKFGTLPPALIAFRNYVHPIDPSWHMLGLGYQESTDLERVRKAAVIHYNGQCKPWLEIGFKHLQPFWTKHVNYLNDFIRNCHILEPQWFPQN
- the LOC135583593 gene encoding probable galacturonosyltransferase 14 isoform X2, translating into MKLANELYKILDQANSEELPVGLKVPGSFSEFLSDLKNNHDDAKTFAVRLKAMMEYMDREVKRSRLAEQLHKYFAATSIPKGMHCLSLRLTDEYSSNAQARKELPPPELLHLLSDNSYHHFVVASDNILAASVVVTSVVRSSLQPERVVFHVITDKMTYPSMHSWFALNPLSPAIIEVKGVHQFDWLTRDNVPLLEAFENHHGVGNHYHGNHIMGMNVGDSPMIFASKLQARSSKFISLLSHLRIHLPELFPNLSTVVFLDDDVVVQHDLSPLWEIDLLGKVNGAVETCKGEDTRVMAKHFRTYFNFSHPLIANELDPDECAWAYGMNVFDLNAWRKTSIRKTYHYWVKENLKSNLTLWKFGTLPPALIAFRNYVHPIDPSWHMLGLGYQESTDLERVRKAAVIHYNGQCKPWLEIGFKHLQPFWTKHVNYLNDFIRNCHILEPQWFPQN